A genomic segment from Myxococcales bacterium encodes:
- a CDS encoding carboxypeptidase regulatory-like domain-containing protein: MQRRRWTHTTATGAAAFVATMAACGQGQRDALKASDRHVDVADEAGAAVISGGPNDDRLCPNAPTTIAGIVKDPRGMTPLYNVLVYVPTEAVEPMPPPGPSCLQCGTPVSGKPAVKALTNTAGEFRLINAPAGKDIPLVIQVGKWRRQTVVKNVKPCQENFVGDFEETRLPKKQSEGDMPQIALSTGGFDPLECLLRKIGIDDSEFTSNLGNGRVHVFQGAFGSQAKDAAPDARSLWSHEPTLAKYDMVMLGCEGDVPYADSGDGAGAPSAKLLYNYANAGGRIFATHYHYYWFEFGPTGPLGSFRDVATWTPSTATTGVGGIYNVDMSFPKGKAFAEWLKGVGASPIAGVIGLQDVREDIGAVNAAQGTQRWIYQGNSTKYLSFNTPIDKPADEQCGRAVLSDVHVSSGDETGTTFPNGCKSTVLSAQEQALEFLLFDLSACVQDDKKPPEVPR; the protein is encoded by the coding sequence ATGCAACGCAGACGATGGACCCACACAACGGCGACCGGTGCCGCGGCCTTCGTCGCGACCATGGCGGCGTGCGGTCAAGGGCAGCGCGACGCATTGAAGGCGTCCGATCGACACGTCGACGTCGCCGACGAAGCTGGTGCGGCGGTCATCTCGGGAGGTCCCAACGACGATCGCTTGTGCCCCAACGCCCCGACGACCATCGCGGGCATCGTCAAAGATCCGAGGGGCATGACGCCGCTCTACAACGTCCTCGTCTACGTTCCGACGGAGGCCGTCGAGCCGATGCCGCCGCCGGGACCGTCGTGCCTTCAGTGCGGCACGCCCGTCTCAGGAAAGCCCGCCGTCAAGGCGCTCACCAACACGGCCGGAGAGTTTCGCCTCATCAACGCTCCCGCCGGCAAGGACATCCCACTCGTGATTCAGGTGGGCAAGTGGCGAAGGCAAACGGTCGTCAAGAACGTCAAGCCCTGCCAGGAGAACTTCGTCGGCGACTTCGAAGAGACCCGCCTGCCAAAGAAGCAGAGCGAGGGCGACATGCCCCAGATCGCGCTCTCCACCGGCGGCTTCGATCCGCTCGAGTGCCTGCTTCGGAAGATCGGCATCGACGACTCGGAGTTCACGAGCAACCTCGGCAACGGCCGCGTGCACGTCTTTCAGGGCGCCTTTGGCTCGCAAGCCAAAGACGCGGCCCCCGACGCGCGCTCCCTGTGGAGCCACGAGCCGACGCTCGCGAAATACGACATGGTGATGTTGGGCTGCGAAGGCGACGTGCCCTACGCCGACTCCGGCGACGGAGCCGGCGCGCCGTCGGCGAAGCTCCTCTACAACTACGCCAACGCCGGCGGCCGCATCTTCGCGACGCACTACCACTACTATTGGTTCGAGTTCGGGCCCACGGGCCCGCTCGGGAGCTTCCGCGACGTGGCGACCTGGACTCCGTCCACGGCGACGACAGGCGTCGGCGGCATCTACAACGTCGACATGTCGTTCCCCAAGGGCAAGGCCTTCGCCGAATGGCTGAAGGGCGTCGGCGCGAGCCCCATCGCCGGAGTCATCGGGTTGCAAGACGTGCGCGAGGACATCGGCGCGGTGAACGCGGCGCAGGGAACGCAGCGCTGGATCTACCAAGGCAACTCGACCAAATACCTCTCGTTCAACACGCCCATCGACAAGCCCGCCGACGAGCAGTGCGGGCGCGCCGTCTTGAGCGACGTTCACGTCTCGAGCGGCGACGAAACGGGCACGACGTTCCCGAACGGCTGCAAGTCGACGGTCCTCTCCGCGCAGGAACAAGCGCTCGAGTTTCTGCTCTTCGATCTGTCGGCGTGTGTGCAAGACGACAAGAAGCCGCCGGAAGTGCCTCGGTAG
- a CDS encoding alkaline phosphatase D family protein, translating into MEKRIARREFVVGAVASVVYVACGEGARGTTSEAPKARADAGADAPSDAPGEAAFRASPTSSPEDSDRVFPQGLASGDPRPDRVILWCRVEPGEVGKAATDDVTVDFVVAKDEALLDVVAHGSVVAQADADHTVRVSPTGLEPGRFYYYRFEVQQKTTRVARTKTAPPETADVAINLAFCACQDRIGRYWHSWQSLLDQAGELDFILFLGDYIYESVNDARFQSSVPGRDITLPDGLDTSEAQDGSRLAAGTLADYRALYKAYRADPLLKEVHRRFPFVVIWDDHEFADDCWQDHSTSYNELDPVTKAFTSEQNTARRQAANRAFSEYQPVEIVYTRGAPFPDDIKIYRQLRFGAHVDLFLTDQRLYRDDHLIPEGPADAAIGKLTANSSIGSRYFVRKSAFDPRESSAKPTLLGTTQKAWLTDAIKKSTTTWQVWANEVQMWQMALTLSQLPGMPPAFTYTVYVNTDQWDGFRSERAEILSQLTTKNLLVLTGDIHAFFASELRVDFDNPSSKSCGIEFVTAGISSASLKTLVDKTVPPGSTLRPVAEAWAAGADAALKGTNPHLRFAASDAYGYALATIDKSQVEVTFVRLAVPPTDPTFAGSVGKQKFRSLTGTKIIEVL; encoded by the coding sequence GTGGAAAAGCGCATTGCGCGGCGCGAGTTCGTGGTCGGAGCGGTGGCGAGCGTCGTGTACGTCGCTTGCGGCGAAGGCGCTCGCGGCACCACCTCCGAGGCCCCCAAGGCGCGGGCCGATGCGGGCGCCGATGCGCCGTCCGACGCGCCCGGCGAAGCGGCCTTTCGCGCTTCTCCAACCTCGTCACCGGAAGACAGCGATCGCGTCTTCCCGCAGGGGCTCGCGTCCGGCGATCCGCGTCCCGATCGCGTGATCCTCTGGTGTCGCGTCGAGCCGGGCGAGGTGGGCAAGGCGGCCACCGACGACGTCACCGTCGACTTCGTCGTGGCGAAGGACGAAGCGCTCTTGGACGTCGTCGCCCACGGCAGCGTGGTGGCCCAGGCCGACGCCGACCACACCGTTCGCGTCTCGCCCACGGGGCTCGAACCGGGGCGCTTTTACTACTACCGCTTCGAGGTGCAGCAGAAGACGACGCGCGTCGCGCGAACCAAGACAGCGCCGCCGGAGACCGCCGACGTCGCTATCAACCTCGCGTTTTGCGCCTGCCAAGATCGCATCGGGCGCTATTGGCACTCGTGGCAATCGCTCCTCGATCAAGCTGGAGAGCTCGACTTCATCCTCTTCCTCGGCGACTACATCTACGAGAGCGTGAACGACGCGCGCTTTCAGTCGTCGGTGCCGGGGCGCGACATCACGCTCCCCGACGGTCTCGACACGTCGGAGGCGCAAGACGGCTCGCGGCTCGCCGCCGGCACGCTCGCCGACTACCGTGCGCTCTACAAGGCGTACCGCGCCGATCCGCTGCTCAAGGAAGTGCACCGGCGCTTTCCCTTCGTCGTCATCTGGGACGATCACGAGTTTGCCGACGACTGCTGGCAGGATCACTCCACGAGCTACAACGAGCTCGACCCGGTCACCAAAGCCTTCACGTCGGAGCAGAACACGGCGCGGAGGCAGGCCGCCAACCGCGCCTTCTCCGAGTACCAGCCCGTTGAGATTGTCTACACGCGGGGGGCGCCCTTCCCCGACGACATCAAGATCTACCGGCAGCTCCGCTTCGGGGCGCACGTCGATCTCTTCCTCACCGATCAAAGGCTCTACCGCGACGATCACCTGATCCCCGAAGGCCCCGCTGACGCTGCCATCGGAAAGCTCACCGCCAACAGCTCCATCGGCTCGCGCTACTTCGTTCGGAAGTCGGCCTTTGATCCTCGTGAGTCGTCGGCCAAGCCGACGCTCCTCGGCACCACGCAGAAGGCGTGGTTGACCGACGCGATCAAGAAGTCCACCACCACGTGGCAGGTCTGGGCCAACGAAGTCCAAATGTGGCAGATGGCGCTGACGCTCTCCCAGCTGCCGGGCATGCCGCCCGCGTTCACGTACACGGTCTACGTGAACACCGATCAATGGGACGGTTTTCGCAGCGAGCGCGCGGAGATCCTCTCGCAACTCACCACCAAGAACTTGCTCGTATTGACCGGCGACATCCATGCCTTCTTCGCCTCGGAGCTGCGCGTCGACTTCGACAACCCATCGTCAAAGTCCTGCGGCATCGAGTTCGTGACGGCGGGCATTTCTTCCGCTTCCCTAAAGACGCTCGTCGACAAGACGGTGCCACCGGGCTCGACGCTCCGGCCCGTCGCCGAAGCTTGGGCTGCCGGCGCCGACGCGGCGCTCAAGGGGACGAACCCTCACCTGCGGTTCGCCGCGAGCGACGCGTACGGGTATGCGCTCGCCACCATCGACAAGTCACAGGTCGAGGTCACCTTCGTACGCCTCGCTGTGCCGCCCACGGATCCGACCTTCGCCGGCTCTGTTGGCAAGCAGAAGTTTCGCAGCCTCACCGGCACCAAGATCATCGAGGTATTGTGA
- the ppk1 gene encoding polyphosphate kinase 1 — MEPTTPVPLPVTTSAERPSPSVPPAPISSGSAIPGGSMAPQPSSLGPLNPEDLHSPALYLNRELSWIEFNARVLAEADNESVPLLERLKFHAIAASNLDEFFMVRVAGLKQQLSGEVGDIPPDGMTPAEQLAAISQRVHELVAHQTASLQVNLLPKLAEQGILLAKPEELMPEQRAQLDAYFQNDVFPILTPIAIDPGHPFPHLRNKSLNLGVMLQRDGDREAGFGVVQVPMMLPRLLEVSGARMPDGSAARRCFVLLDDLVARHVGAIFPGVRLQGVYAFRVMRNFDLEIDEEEAEDLLQTIQQELRRRERGGAVRLEVAGEPTPQSLSKLVKALKLDPERDVYRTKGMLNVADLMQMVGHEDRRELRDEPFVPQAIPAFRDADDPFTVIREGDVLLNHPYESFDVVVDFIARAADDPDVLAIKQTLYRAGGDSPIVKALARAAEAGKQVTAIVELKARFDEESNIVWARTLEQSGVHVVYGLMGLKTHAKCLLVVRREKGKLRRYVHLSTGNYNPSTARLYTDISLFSAKPQLCEDASSLFNLLTGYSAPPRWNTLIVAPLGLHEAILGLIQRETDHARAGRPARIVAKMNALVDADVIEALYRASQAGVKITLLVRGICCLRPGVRGVSDTIEVRALVDRFLEHARVFHFQNGGRDEVYIGSADWMPRNFHRRVEIVLPVEEEKQRSRLIEMLQLQCTDNVKAWALTTEGTYVRVPAGPAPPVRSQARFMELARDKVKAADSLPRNSNRFQLVPMRPPPAPLDDTRPTRRRREPPKKA; from the coding sequence ATGGAACCGACGACACCGGTCCCCCTTCCCGTCACCACCAGCGCGGAGCGTCCCTCTCCTTCCGTTCCGCCAGCGCCCATTTCCTCGGGGTCAGCGATTCCCGGCGGTTCGATGGCGCCTCAGCCGTCGAGCCTAGGACCGCTCAACCCCGAGGACCTGCACTCGCCGGCGCTCTACCTGAACCGCGAGCTGTCGTGGATCGAGTTCAACGCCCGCGTCTTGGCGGAGGCCGACAACGAGAGCGTTCCCCTCCTCGAGCGCCTCAAGTTCCACGCCATCGCGGCGTCGAACCTCGACGAGTTCTTCATGGTGCGCGTGGCCGGGCTCAAGCAGCAGCTCTCCGGCGAGGTCGGAGACATCCCGCCAGACGGCATGACCCCCGCCGAGCAGCTCGCGGCGATCTCGCAGCGCGTGCACGAGCTCGTGGCGCATCAGACAGCTTCTCTCCAGGTGAACCTGCTGCCAAAGCTCGCGGAGCAAGGGATCCTGCTCGCGAAGCCTGAAGAGCTGATGCCGGAGCAACGCGCGCAGCTCGACGCGTACTTCCAGAACGACGTCTTTCCTATCTTGACGCCCATCGCCATCGACCCGGGGCACCCGTTCCCGCACCTCCGCAACAAGAGCCTCAACCTCGGCGTCATGCTGCAGCGCGACGGAGACCGCGAGGCCGGCTTCGGCGTCGTGCAGGTCCCGATGATGTTGCCGCGCTTGCTCGAGGTGTCGGGCGCGCGCATGCCCGACGGCTCGGCGGCCCGGCGTTGCTTCGTGCTGCTCGACGACCTCGTCGCGCGGCACGTCGGTGCCATTTTTCCGGGCGTGCGCTTGCAAGGCGTCTACGCGTTTCGCGTCATGCGCAACTTCGACCTCGAGATCGACGAGGAAGAAGCCGAGGACCTCTTGCAGACCATCCAGCAGGAGCTCCGAAGGCGCGAGCGCGGCGGTGCCGTTCGCCTCGAGGTCGCCGGCGAGCCGACACCGCAGTCGCTCTCGAAGCTCGTCAAGGCGCTGAAGCTTGATCCCGAGCGAGACGTCTACCGCACCAAGGGCATGCTCAACGTCGCCGACCTCATGCAGATGGTCGGCCACGAGGATCGGCGCGAGCTGCGCGACGAGCCCTTCGTCCCACAGGCGATCCCTGCCTTTCGCGACGCGGATGATCCCTTCACGGTGATCCGTGAAGGCGACGTGCTCCTCAATCATCCCTACGAGTCGTTCGACGTCGTCGTCGACTTCATCGCCCGCGCCGCCGACGACCCCGACGTGCTGGCCATCAAGCAGACGCTGTACCGGGCCGGCGGCGATTCGCCCATCGTGAAGGCGCTGGCGCGCGCCGCCGAAGCCGGCAAACAGGTGACGGCCATCGTGGAGCTCAAAGCGCGCTTCGACGAAGAGTCGAACATCGTTTGGGCGCGAACCCTCGAGCAGTCGGGCGTGCACGTGGTCTACGGCTTGATGGGCCTCAAGACCCACGCGAAGTGTTTGCTCGTCGTGCGGCGCGAGAAGGGAAAGCTGAGGCGCTACGTGCACCTCTCGACGGGCAACTACAACCCGTCGACGGCCCGTCTCTACACCGACATCTCGCTCTTCTCGGCCAAGCCCCAGCTCTGCGAGGACGCGTCTTCGCTCTTCAACCTGCTCACGGGTTACAGCGCGCCGCCGCGATGGAACACGCTCATCGTGGCGCCGCTTGGCCTCCACGAAGCGATCTTGGGCCTCATCCAGCGAGAAACGGACCACGCACGCGCGGGAAGACCGGCGCGCATCGTGGCCAAGATGAACGCGCTCGTCGACGCCGACGTCATCGAGGCGCTCTATCGAGCGTCGCAGGCGGGCGTGAAGATCACGCTCTTGGTCCGAGGCATCTGCTGCCTAAGGCCCGGCGTTCGCGGCGTGAGCGACACCATCGAAGTGCGCGCCCTGGTTGACCGCTTTCTTGAGCACGCACGGGTCTTCCACTTTCAGAATGGGGGCCGCGACGAGGTCTACATCGGCAGCGCCGACTGGATGCCGCGAAACTTCCATCGCCGCGTCGAGATCGTGCTTCCCGTGGAGGAAGAGAAGCAGCGCTCTCGACTCATCGAGATGCTGCAGCTCCAGTGCACCGACAACGTGAAAGCCTGGGCGCTGACGACCGAGGGCACCTACGTGCGCGTGCCGGCAGGTCCGGCGCCGCCGGTGCGCAGCCAAGCGCGCTTCATGGAGCTCGCGCGTGACAAGGTGAAGGCGGCCGACAGCTTGCCGCGCAATTCGAACCGCTTCCAACTCGTCCCGATGCGCCCGCCCCCGGCGCCGCTCGACGACACCAGACCGACGCGGCGGCGCCGCGAGCCTCCGAAGAAGGCGTGA
- a CDS encoding trypsin-like serine protease → MRERRLALHFVCLTLTACGAARDAETSAAEDAIVGDARADHERPEVVNLDVEKDGALFTCTGTLVGRRTVLTARHCILGRVDAAGACPVTALVDRLGRGTLDPSVERYAAIRCDVRDTGALLESREDLATLRLDRAVVGASPVSLAKNDAPSGRYTVYGYGSFGRGPSIGTSCEHRGDGHKRSAHYVGSLFFRFGQATCPGDSGGPHFVEGTSVLAGVTSAGGSLLAAYEVNTEVAPHRAWILERIAAYGDAPAP, encoded by the coding sequence GTGCGCGAACGTCGCCTCGCTCTTCACTTCGTTTGCCTCACGCTAACCGCCTGCGGTGCGGCGCGTGACGCGGAGACCTCGGCGGCAGAAGACGCCATCGTCGGCGACGCTCGCGCCGACCACGAGCGCCCTGAGGTCGTGAACCTCGACGTGGAGAAGGACGGGGCGTTGTTCACGTGCACCGGCACCCTCGTGGGACGGCGCACGGTCCTCACAGCGCGCCACTGCATCCTCGGGCGCGTCGACGCCGCGGGAGCGTGCCCCGTCACGGCCCTCGTGGATCGCTTGGGGCGGGGAACGCTTGACCCATCGGTCGAGCGTTACGCAGCCATCCGCTGCGACGTCCGCGACACCGGCGCGCTGCTGGAGTCGCGCGAGGACTTGGCGACGCTGAGGCTCGACCGTGCCGTCGTTGGGGCAAGCCCCGTCTCGTTGGCGAAGAACGACGCGCCGAGTGGCCGCTACACGGTCTACGGATACGGCTCCTTCGGCCGCGGCCCATCCATCGGAACGAGCTGCGAGCACCGCGGCGACGGGCACAAGCGATCGGCCCACTACGTCGGGTCGCTGTTCTTCCGCTTCGGTCAGGCGACCTGTCCTGGCGATTCCGGCGGGCCGCATTTCGTCGAAGGGACGTCGGTGCTCGCCGGGGTGACGAGCGCCGGCGGCTCGCTCTTGGCGGCCTACGAAGTGAACACAGAGGTGGCGCCGCACCGCGCGTGGATCTTGGAGCGTATCGCCGCGTACGGCGACGCGCCCGCTCCGTAG
- a CDS encoding diguanylate cyclase, whose product MNAATAQATGGPRLAIDELARLHILRRVAIESVWGLLEHCPVRTLAIGELLIEAGQSNQTLYLVLAGRLSVHLTASGTDAIAFVDAGQSVGELSVIDDNPGSAWVVAAEPARLLCVDEDTFWLLVRASHEFAANMLVSLAARLRSSNRTIVDSAQQRAKFERDALVDGLTGVYNRRWLTDRLPRLVGRARRGGEPLSAMVLDVDHFKRFNDTFGHAAGDRVLTKVTQTLALAVRPTDLVARYGGEEFVVLLPGTNVEGALVAAERVRMALADRPVEIADGRHLPPVTVSVGVAELSGDEDGSALLARADAALYEAKGAGRNRVEAARFVPPTR is encoded by the coding sequence TTGAACGCGGCAACAGCGCAGGCGACCGGCGGCCCGCGGCTCGCCATCGACGAGCTGGCTCGGCTCCACATCTTGAGGCGCGTGGCCATCGAGTCGGTCTGGGGCCTCCTCGAGCACTGCCCGGTGCGAACGCTCGCCATCGGCGAGCTGCTCATCGAGGCGGGGCAGTCGAACCAGACCCTGTACCTGGTGCTCGCGGGACGCCTCAGCGTTCACCTGACAGCGTCGGGCACCGACGCCATCGCCTTCGTGGACGCGGGCCAGTCGGTGGGCGAGCTCAGCGTCATCGATGACAACCCTGGCTCCGCGTGGGTCGTCGCCGCCGAACCGGCGCGTCTGCTCTGCGTCGACGAGGACACGTTCTGGCTCCTCGTCCGCGCGTCGCATGAGTTCGCCGCCAACATGCTCGTGTCCTTGGCGGCGCGCTTGCGGTCCAGCAACCGAACCATCGTCGACAGCGCCCAGCAGCGCGCCAAGTTCGAACGCGACGCGCTCGTCGATGGCCTAACCGGCGTCTACAACCGTCGATGGCTAACGGATCGCTTGCCCCGCCTCGTGGGCCGCGCGCGACGCGGCGGCGAGCCCCTCTCCGCGATGGTCCTCGACGTCGATCACTTCAAGCGCTTCAACGACACCTTCGGCCACGCCGCCGGCGATCGCGTGCTCACCAAGGTGACCCAGACTCTCGCCCTCGCCGTCCGGCCGACCGATCTCGTGGCGCGGTACGGCGGCGAAGAGTTCGTGGTGCTCCTGCCCGGCACGAACGTCGAGGGGGCGCTCGTCGCGGCCGAGCGCGTTCGCATGGCGCTCGCCGATAGGCCCGTGGAGATCGCCGACGGACGGCACCTGCCGCCAGTGACGGTCTCCGTCGGTGTCGCCGAGCTCTCCGGCGACGAAGACGGCTCCGCGCTCTTGGCGCGTGCCGACGCGGCGCTCTACGAGGCGAAGGGCGCCGGGCGCAACCGCGTCGAGGCGGCGCGCTTCGTTCCGCCAACGCGCTAA
- a CDS encoding PAAR domain-containing protein, with product MAQPAALFDLESFLASLPDLLPLGPDDEEEESAAGGPSLPAAARIGDPVGHAGGRAGAHGGIVGIIAAVGRSALPVVGALVGSALGHGNAGGGGPSKHGHVGGGARGAGGGGASGGASSGCSTIVAGSPNVFIEGKAAARANVDPNVHKQPHVLMEGSATVYVNGQPLSRVGDASRCKGVVVAGAARTFVGSLGGGAAGARETIPPPSGSRPVAPKGGPSVEALMRGVSAALDVGRGAMPAEVARAVGMSGAS from the coding sequence ATGGCCCAGCCCGCCGCGCTCTTCGACCTCGAGTCGTTTCTCGCTTCACTCCCGGACCTCCTCCCCCTTGGTCCTGACGACGAAGAAGAGGAGAGCGCGGCGGGCGGGCCATCTCTACCGGCGGCGGCGCGCATCGGCGATCCCGTCGGCCACGCCGGCGGTCGCGCCGGGGCCCACGGAGGCATCGTCGGCATCATCGCCGCCGTCGGCCGCAGCGCGCTGCCGGTCGTCGGAGCGCTCGTTGGATCTGCGCTGGGACACGGCAACGCGGGAGGCGGCGGACCTTCGAAGCACGGGCACGTTGGTGGCGGAGCGCGCGGCGCTGGCGGTGGCGGAGCGAGCGGTGGCGCTTCGAGCGGTTGCAGCACGATCGTGGCGGGCTCACCCAACGTCTTCATCGAAGGGAAGGCCGCCGCGCGCGCCAACGTCGACCCGAACGTTCACAAGCAGCCTCACGTGCTCATGGAGGGCAGCGCGACCGTGTACGTCAACGGTCAGCCGCTCTCGCGCGTCGGCGACGCGTCGCGCTGCAAGGGCGTCGTGGTGGCCGGCGCCGCCCGCACCTTCGTTGGGTCGTTGGGCGGCGGGGCAGCCGGCGCGCGAGAGACGATTCCGCCGCCGAGCGGGAGTCGTCCCGTCGCGCCGAAAGGAGGGCCCAGCGTCGAAGCTTTGATGCGAGGTGTCTCGGCGGCGCTCGACGTCGGCCGCGGCGCGATGCCCGCGGAGGTGGCTCGCGCCGTCGGCATGAGCGGTGCGTCGTGA
- a CDS encoding sigma-70 family RNA polymerase sigma factor, which produces MTDLLTDDALDETTAAAAGPVVLAPAPSGVRVAGEPVDFRSLYEQNVDFVWRNLSRLGVAPADLDDRTQEVFLVAFRRLDTFEDRGFGARAWLYQILLRVASEARRHRRRHPEDAAAEVGTDPGTELASRAEDPCDVAQRRQALEKLDRALSTIDVGRRAVLVLHEIEEMSAPEIAAILELPVNTVYSRLRVGRAELELALRGDAVSQAARQKAVAR; this is translated from the coding sequence TTGACGGACCTGCTCACCGACGACGCGTTGGACGAGACGACGGCCGCTGCGGCCGGACCGGTCGTCCTCGCACCCGCTCCAAGTGGCGTTCGCGTCGCTGGTGAGCCCGTCGACTTTCGTTCGCTCTACGAGCAGAACGTCGACTTCGTGTGGCGCAACCTGAGCCGCTTGGGTGTGGCGCCTGCCGATCTGGATGACCGAACGCAGGAGGTCTTTCTCGTAGCGTTTCGCCGCCTCGACACCTTCGAAGATCGCGGCTTTGGTGCCCGTGCGTGGCTCTACCAAATCCTGCTCCGCGTTGCCTCGGAGGCGCGACGGCATCGGCGTCGCCACCCCGAAGACGCGGCGGCAGAGGTCGGCACGGACCCGGGCACGGAGTTGGCCTCGCGCGCGGAAGACCCTTGCGACGTGGCGCAGCGGCGCCAGGCCCTCGAGAAACTCGACCGCGCGCTTTCGACCATCGACGTGGGCCGTCGCGCCGTCTTGGTCCTGCACGAGATTGAGGAGATGAGCGCCCCCGAGATTGCGGCGATCCTCGAGTTGCCGGTCAACACCGTCTATTCGCGCCTCCGCGTTGGACGAGCCGAGCTCGAGCTGGCACTCCGCGGCGACGCCGTGAGCCAGGCGGCTAGGCAAAAGGCGGTGGCACGATGA